A genomic window from Pecten maximus chromosome 6, xPecMax1.1, whole genome shotgun sequence includes:
- the LOC117330196 gene encoding hemicentin-1-like encodes MTCRVSSLIADDPGTSIALSPPDYIYIKTEGDTLPDITCTADCRPGCTFVWTRPDNTNFTVSPVLSLGQLDRLEHGTYRCTARNVNEEFMTTIIVTVQYGPGPSLILSPPETKYTRTEGDTLPDITCTADCRPGCTFVWTRPDNTIFTVSPVLSLGQLDISEHGTYRCTARNVAGESTKEINVTVQYEPRPYQMLDQNQTLNLALSETLILSSTFLSNPAPSFTWTFQPDKYSPAVDLVNGTDDVIIQNTFAARNLTSFSVLTRISLQESWFGLYNVTATNNQGSDMLSFAVREKMNPGLPKNLLIGCTKPSSAEVSWNGGGDTQYYHIMFSPDRFLNSQEVYPVTITKHTNGSDVYSLNIDTLDGGHVYFFKVVAYNPYGNTTSAEAVGCTIQEPCSCGTDSMYVPGVVLTATGILTLLFTVGIEIFFRRNKRLCHSTCRLPKQKENWDVQLSDRGGRSQSENERSAYQQVDTNDIAKASVNSEIGGHHNVKQSCPDNNGDGGKYESLEGFSNPIMYEELHNTTSGTSGIYINTCTTIACED; translated from the exons ATGACATGCAGGGTATCATCATTAATTGCAGACGACCCCGGTACTTCCATAGCTCTGTCTCCGCCAGATTATATCTACATTAAGACAGAGggggacacgttaccggacatcacGTGTACCgcggactgtagacctggctgtacctttgtctggacacgaccggacaacaccaactttactgtctcacctgtgttgtcactgggacaactggacagattAGAACACGGGACATACAGGTGTACTGCTAGGAATGTTAACGAGGAGTTCATGACAACAATCattgttacagtacagt ATGGTCCTGGTCCCTCGCTCATTTTATCACCACCAGAGACTAAGTATACGAGGACAGAGggggacacgttaccggacatcacctgtacagcggactgtagacctggctgtacctttgtctggacacgaccggacaacaccatctttactgtctcacctgtgttgtcacttGGACAACTGGACATatcagaacacgggacgtacAGGTGTACTGCTAGGAATGTTGCTGGAGAGTCGACTAAAGAGATCAATGTTACTGTGCAAT ATGAGCCCCGTCCGTATCAAATGCTGGACCAAAACCAGACGCTGAATCTAGCCCTGTCAGAAACCCTTATTCTATCTTCTACATTCCTCTCCAACCCGGCGCCATCTTTCACTTGGACCTTCCAACCCGACAAATATTCTCCTGCTGTGGATCTTGTAAACGGAACGGATGACGTTATTATACAAAATACGTTTGCGGCGAGGAATTTAACTTCCTTTTCAGTTTTGACTCGGATCAGTTTACAGGAGAGCTGGTTTGGGTTATATAACGTCACAGCAACAAACAACCAGGGGAGTGACATGCTAAGCTTCGCAGTTCGTGAAAAAA TGAACCCTGGACTCCCAAAAAATCTGCTAATTGGCTGTACTAAGCCTAGTTCTGCGGAAGTCTCATGGAATGGCGGAGGGGACACTCAGTATTACCATATTATGTTCAGCCCTGACAGATTTCTAAACTCACAAGAGGTTTATCCGGTGACGattacaaaacacacaaacgGAAGTGACGTGTATAGTTTAAATATAGACACTCTGGATGGTGGCCATGTCTATTTCTTTAAGGTGGTAGCGTACAATCCGTACGGAAACACAACATCGGCTGAAGCTGTTGGTTGCACTATTCAGGAGC CATGTTCCTGTGGAACTGACAGTATGTATGTCCCCGGAGTTGTACTGACAGCCACTGGTATTCTCACGCTTTTGTTCACAGTTGGAATCGAGATCTTTTTCAGAC GAAATAAAAGATTGTGCCATAG CACATGTCGGCTTCCAAAACAGAAGGAAAACTGGGACGTGCAACTTTCAGATCGAG GTGGAAGATCTCAAAGCGAAAATGAAAG ATCTGCATATCAGCAAGTTGATACCAATGACATTGCCAAGGCGTCCGTGAATTCTGAAATCGGAGGACACCATAATG TTAAACAAAGTTGTCCTGACAATAATGGAGATGGCGG AAAGTACGAGTCATTGGAGGGGTTTTCGAATCCGATTATGTATGAAGAACTTCATAATACAACGTCCG GTACCAGTGggatatatatcaatacatgtaccaccatcGCTTGTGAAGATTAG